The following coding sequences lie in one Erwinia amylovora genomic window:
- the dppD gene encoding dipeptide ABC transporter ATP-binding protein — MALLTVDKLSVHFGDENAPFRAVDRISYQVEQGQVVGIVGESGSGKSVSSLAIMGLIDYPGKVMAGKLEFNQRDLQRLSEKQRRQLVGSEVAMIFQDPMTSLNPCYTVGYQIMEAIKVHQGGNRRTRRQRAIDLLDQVGIPDPASRLDVYPHQLSGGMSQRVMIAMAIACRPKLLIADEPTTALDVTIQAQIIELLLDLQRQEDMALILITHDLALVAEAAQHIIVMYAGQVVETGKARDIFKAPRHPYTQALLRALPEFAADKARLASLPGVVPGKYDRPNGCLLNPRCPYAKERCRSEEPPLRDIAGRQSKCHFPLDDAGRPSYEA, encoded by the coding sequence ATGGCACTATTAACTGTAGATAAGCTTTCGGTGCATTTCGGCGACGAAAACGCACCGTTCCGCGCCGTAGACCGCATCAGCTACCAGGTTGAACAGGGCCAGGTAGTGGGGATTGTCGGTGAGTCCGGCTCCGGTAAGTCCGTCAGTTCGCTGGCGATCATGGGGCTGATTGACTATCCCGGCAAGGTGATGGCCGGGAAGCTGGAGTTTAATCAGCGCGATCTGCAACGGCTCTCCGAAAAACAGCGCCGCCAGCTGGTGGGTTCTGAAGTGGCGATGATTTTCCAGGACCCGATGACCAGCCTCAACCCGTGTTACACCGTGGGTTACCAGATCATGGAGGCCATCAAGGTGCATCAGGGCGGCAATCGCCGTACCCGACGCCAGCGTGCTATCGATCTGCTGGATCAGGTGGGCATCCCGGACCCGGCTTCGCGACTGGATGTCTACCCGCACCAGCTGTCTGGCGGCATGAGCCAGCGCGTGATGATCGCGATGGCGATTGCCTGTCGGCCAAAGCTGCTGATTGCCGATGAGCCGACCACCGCGCTGGATGTGACCATTCAGGCGCAGATCATTGAGCTGTTGCTCGATCTGCAACGCCAGGAAGATATGGCGCTGATCCTGATCACTCACGATCTGGCGCTGGTGGCAGAAGCCGCGCAGCATATTATTGTGATGTATGCCGGCCAGGTGGTAGAAACCGGTAAAGCGCGGGATATCTTCAAGGCTCCGCGCCATCCCTATACTCAGGCGTTGCTGCGTGCGCTGCCGGAATTTGCTGCTGATAAAGCGCGGCTTGCGTCACTGCCTGGCGTAGTGCCCGGCAAGTACGATCGGCCGAACGGCTGCCTGCTGAATCCACGCTGCCCCTATGCTAAAGAGCGCTGCCGTAGTGAAGAACCCCCTCTGCGTGATATTGCCGGGCGGCAGTCCAAATGTCATTTCCCTCTGGACGATGCCGGGAGGCCCTCTTATGAAGCCTGA
- the dppF gene encoding dipeptide ABC transporter ATP-binding subunit DppF gives MKPEHDKPTLLMQAIDLKKHYPVKKGLFGQQQLVKALDGVSFDLERGKTLAVVGESGCGKSTLGRLLTMIEPPTEGQLFYQGQDLLLHDPQAAKLRRQKIQIVFQNPYGSLNPRKKVSQILEEPLVINTSLTRAERREKTLEMMAKVGLKTEHYDRYPHMFSGGQRQRIAIARGLMLDPDVLIADEPVSALDVSVRAQVLNLMMDLQQDLGLSYIFISHDLSVVEHIADEVMVMYLGRCVEKGSKEAIFANPRHPYTQALLSATPRLNPDQRRERIKLTGELPSPLNPPPGCAFNARCRRRFGTCVQLQPKLQNFAGQQIACFAVEQDEGRLP, from the coding sequence ATGAAGCCTGAACACGATAAACCGACCCTGCTGATGCAGGCTATCGATCTGAAAAAGCACTATCCGGTGAAAAAAGGGCTGTTTGGCCAGCAGCAGCTGGTCAAAGCGCTTGATGGCGTATCGTTTGACCTGGAGCGCGGCAAAACGCTGGCGGTAGTGGGGGAGTCCGGCTGCGGTAAATCCACGCTGGGCCGCCTGCTGACCATGATTGAACCCCCAACGGAAGGTCAGCTGTTTTATCAGGGCCAGGATCTGCTGCTGCACGATCCGCAGGCGGCGAAACTGCGCCGTCAGAAAATTCAGATCGTATTCCAGAACCCGTACGGATCGCTTAATCCGCGCAAAAAGGTCAGCCAGATCCTGGAAGAGCCTTTAGTGATTAATACCAGCCTGACCCGTGCCGAACGGCGGGAGAAAACGCTGGAGATGATGGCGAAGGTGGGGCTGAAAACCGAGCATTACGACCGTTACCCGCATATGTTCTCCGGCGGCCAGCGGCAGCGTATTGCCATCGCGCGTGGATTAATGCTGGATCCGGACGTGCTGATTGCCGACGAGCCGGTATCGGCGCTGGACGTTTCAGTGCGTGCGCAGGTGCTGAATCTGATGATGGATCTGCAACAGGACCTCGGCCTGTCTTACATCTTCATCTCTCACGATCTGTCAGTGGTGGAGCATATTGCCGATGAGGTGATGGTGATGTATCTCGGTCGCTGCGTGGAGAAGGGCAGTAAAGAGGCCATTTTTGCCAATCCGCGCCACCCTTACACGCAGGCGCTGCTGTCGGCGACCCCACGCCTTAACCCGGACCAGCGCCGCGAGCGTATCAAACTGACCGGAGAGCTGCCAAGCCCGCTCAATCCACCGCCGGGCTGCGCGTTTAATGCACGCTGTCGCCGCCGCTTTGGCACCTGTGTACAGCTGCAGCCTAAGCTGCAAAACTTCGCTGGCCAGCAAATCGCCTGTTTTGCCGTCGAGCAGGACGAAGGTCGGTTACCCTGA
- the bcsO gene encoding cellulose biosynthesis protein BcsO: MKSYDDLQRFKEKTQTKKIDFKDMSEHFFNAKSSPWPLIKQLADEGAESVLHNIPLIDAPQAVGPAAFTAYPVSEKPLKPFSSRPFTAAPGASDKVGATLLDSIAASLPLVEATPLAVQPAVKVNEDAPAARPEIATARITPGGSQLFRSPVASASGALSKDTLLSPLLEKIASCR, from the coding sequence ATGAAAAGTTATGATGACCTGCAGCGTTTTAAAGAAAAAACACAAACAAAAAAAATTGATTTTAAAGACATGTCCGAGCATTTTTTTAACGCCAAAAGTAGCCCCTGGCCGTTGATTAAACAGCTGGCGGACGAAGGTGCAGAGTCGGTATTGCATAACATTCCACTCATTGATGCACCGCAAGCGGTGGGGCCTGCTGCCTTTACGGCTTACCCGGTCAGTGAAAAACCGCTAAAGCCCTTCAGCAGCCGGCCATTCACTGCGGCGCCGGGGGCTTCAGACAAGGTCGGTGCAACGCTGTTGGACAGTATTGCTGCTTCTTTACCGTTGGTTGAGGCTACTCCGCTGGCAGTGCAACCGGCGGTTAAAGTTAACGAAGACGCGCCCGCAGCCCGGCCAGAGATCGCCACGGCGCGGATCACCCCCGGCGGCAGTCAGTTATTCCGCTCGCCCGTTGCATCGGCGTCCGGTGCACTGTCGAAAGACACGTTGTTATCCCCCCTGCTGGAGAAAATTGCCTCATGCCGTTAG
- the bcsQ gene encoding cellulose biosynthesis protein BcsQ, with protein MPLVCVCSPKGGVGKTTMVANLAHALARGGSKVLAIDFDVQNALRLHFGVPLSDGRGFVAKSAQSSDWSQSILTTGGNIFVLPYGEVTEEQRLDFEDRLTKDANFVARGLHTVLNYPGLIIIADFPPGPGPALKAMTALADLHLVVLMADTASLALLPQIENEKMIGGVLNQRAGHSFVLNQCDNRRHISRDVTAFMQQRLGEKLMGVVNRDESVAEANASQQSVFEFNPVSAAAFDIELIGQRLMAVLDIKVGNGEMHAPLNNH; from the coding sequence ATGCCGTTAGTTTGTGTTTGCTCACCTAAAGGCGGAGTGGGTAAAACCACCATGGTGGCTAACCTCGCCCACGCTCTTGCTCGCGGCGGCAGTAAAGTGCTTGCCATTGACTTTGATGTACAGAATGCTTTGCGCCTGCACTTTGGCGTCCCGTTGTCTGACGGTCGTGGTTTTGTGGCGAAATCGGCGCAATCATCTGACTGGAGCCAGTCTATCCTCACTACCGGCGGCAATATTTTCGTCTTGCCATACGGTGAAGTCACAGAGGAACAACGCCTTGACTTTGAAGATCGTCTGACCAAAGACGCTAACTTCGTTGCCAGGGGGCTGCATACCGTACTCAACTATCCGGGGCTGATCATTATTGCCGACTTTCCGCCGGGGCCGGGGCCGGCATTAAAGGCAATGACGGCGCTTGCTGATTTGCATTTGGTGGTGCTGATGGCTGATACCGCCTCGCTGGCGCTGTTGCCGCAGATTGAAAATGAAAAAATGATCGGCGGCGTGCTGAATCAACGTGCCGGCCACTCCTTCGTGCTTAACCAGTGCGACAACCGCCGACATATCAGCCGCGATGTCACCGCCTTTATGCAGCAACGCCTTGGCGAAAAGCTAATGGGCGTGGTTAACCGGGATGAAAGCGTGGCAGAAGCTAACGCGTCACAACAGTCTGTTTTCGAATTTAATCCGGTTTCCGCCGCCGCCTTTGATATTGAACTGATCGGTCAGCGCCTTATGGCAGTGCTTGATATCAAAGTCGGCAACGGGGAAATGCACGCCCCGTTAAATAACCATTAG
- the bcsA gene encoding UDP-forming cellulose synthase catalytic subunit, with translation MNKVLFYLLLLILFPLAAVIVIVPMDSQKQYIFGLVSIALLFLLGFSKSRKVSLVMVVLSSLMSTRYIYWRASETLHFNSEVEAILGIGLFIAELYVWLILILGYLQTSWPLKRTIQPLPDDVSLWPTVDVYVPSYNESLDVVRDTVLAAQCIDYPQDKIKVYLLDDGKRSEFARFAADAGVGYITRDNNSHAKAGNLNHAMQITKGELICVFDCDHVATRTFLQATVGAFLKDDKLALLQTPHYFYSPDPFERNLKAAREIPNEGALFYGPVQQGNDNWNATFFCGSCAVIRRGALEEIGGFAVETVTEDAHTALKMQRRGWRTAFLAIPLAAGLATERLGLHIIQRTRWARGMTQIFRVDNPLLGRGLKWQQRLCYLNAMLHFQFGLPRVVFLTAPLAYLLFNLNIIHSSASLIFAYVLPHLVMSLYVNARINGRFRASFWGEIYETVMAFHLIIPTLLTMISPKHGKFNVTDKGGLLDVGFFDFNIVRPHVICALLLLAGVVSGIVRATAQDYFGVDRYVIALNVGWATFSLIILMAAIAVARETKQVRKTIRIDADLPAIVHYASGISSRTHTINLSMGGAQIHAPDQRHENDGIEAIDVILHSATISIPVQYIDAHDGIIRLQFEEMPLARRRELVRVVLSRADAWLKPQQYQDNPLRSLLNIVRTVFELFWLSWKDRRAKKKRQAQMKEDGAA, from the coding sequence ATGAATAAAGTCCTGTTTTATCTGCTGTTGCTGATATTGTTCCCGCTGGCTGCGGTTATTGTGATTGTTCCTATGGACAGCCAAAAGCAATATATCTTTGGCCTGGTTTCCATCGCGCTGCTGTTTTTATTAGGCTTTAGCAAAAGCAGAAAAGTTTCCCTGGTGATGGTTGTCCTCTCCTCGCTGATGTCGACCCGCTATATTTACTGGCGCGCCTCAGAAACGTTGCACTTTAATTCAGAAGTGGAAGCCATTTTGGGTATTGGCTTATTTATTGCCGAGCTTTACGTCTGGCTTATATTAATTCTTGGCTACCTGCAAACATCATGGCCGCTTAAGCGCACCATCCAACCGCTGCCGGATGATGTCAGCCTGTGGCCCACGGTTGATGTCTATGTTCCCAGCTACAACGAAAGCCTCGACGTAGTCCGTGATACCGTCCTGGCGGCGCAATGTATCGACTATCCGCAGGATAAAATTAAGGTTTACCTGCTGGATGACGGTAAACGCAGTGAGTTTGCGCGCTTCGCCGCCGATGCGGGCGTGGGCTATATCACCCGGGATAACAACAGCCACGCGAAAGCCGGTAACCTCAACCACGCCATGCAAATCACTAAAGGCGAGCTGATTTGTGTGTTTGACTGTGACCATGTTGCCACCCGGACCTTTCTGCAGGCAACGGTGGGTGCTTTCCTGAAAGACGATAAGCTGGCGTTGTTACAGACGCCGCACTACTTCTATTCGCCGGACCCCTTTGAACGTAACCTGAAAGCCGCTCGTGAAATTCCGAATGAAGGTGCGCTGTTCTATGGCCCGGTACAGCAGGGTAACGATAACTGGAATGCCACCTTCTTCTGCGGTTCCTGTGCGGTTATTCGCCGTGGCGCGCTGGAAGAAATTGGCGGCTTTGCGGTAGAAACAGTGACTGAGGATGCGCATACCGCACTGAAAATGCAGCGCCGGGGTTGGCGCACGGCTTTCCTCGCCATCCCGCTGGCGGCCGGTCTGGCCACCGAGCGTCTTGGGCTGCATATTATTCAGCGAACCCGCTGGGCGCGTGGCATGACGCAGATATTTCGCGTCGATAACCCGCTGCTCGGCCGTGGTCTTAAATGGCAGCAGCGCCTGTGCTACCTCAACGCCATGCTGCATTTCCAGTTTGGCCTGCCGCGCGTGGTGTTCCTGACCGCACCACTGGCTTATTTGCTGTTTAATCTTAATATTATCCACTCATCGGCCAGCCTGATCTTCGCTTATGTGTTACCGCATCTGGTGATGTCACTGTACGTTAACGCACGCATCAATGGCCGTTTCCGCGCCAGCTTCTGGGGGGAAATATACGAAACGGTGATGGCGTTCCATCTGATTATTCCTACGCTGCTGACGATGATTTCACCTAAACACGGTAAGTTTAACGTCACGGATAAAGGCGGCCTGCTGGACGTTGGTTTCTTTGACTTCAACATTGTGCGCCCGCACGTCATTTGTGCCCTGTTACTGCTTGCCGGCGTGGTCAGCGGCATCGTTCGCGCTACGGCACAGGATTACTTCGGCGTTGACCGCTATGTGATCGCGCTCAACGTCGGCTGGGCTACCTTCAGCCTGATTATTCTGATGGCGGCGATTGCCGTGGCGCGTGAAACCAAACAGGTGCGTAAAACCATCCGCATAGATGCCGATCTGCCCGCAATTGTACACTATGCCAGCGGCATCTCCTCACGTACTCATACCATCAATCTGTCAATGGGCGGCGCCCAGATCCACGCGCCGGACCAGCGCCACGAAAATGATGGCATTGAAGCGATCGATGTGATTCTGCATTCTGCCACCATCTCAATTCCGGTGCAGTATATCGACGCGCACGACGGAATAATCCGCCTGCAGTTTGAGGAAATGCCGCTGGCGCGGCGGCGTGAGCTGGTGCGCGTGGTGCTGTCGCGTGCCGATGCGTGGCTTAAACCGCAGCAGTATCAGGATAATCCGCTACGTTCGCTGTTGAACATTGTTCGCACCGTATTTGAGCTGTTCTGGCTGTCGTGGAAAGACCGCCGCGCGAAGAAAAAACGCCAGGCACAAATGAAAGAGGATGGCGCGGCATGA